The Phaseolus vulgaris cultivar G19833 chromosome 10, P. vulgaris v2.0, whole genome shotgun sequence DNA window TTTGATTGACTTTCGGACAAAGTATTTTAGTCCATGttaatgtaaattattttttatttgatactATTGAGATTACTATAGTTGTTTTACTGGTCAGTAAAAATGTTTTTCGATAGATGTCAACCAAATTTCTCTTTTGTTGAAATTGGTTGTAGTTACTTTTTTTTGGTCAATAtttacaaagatttttttaaaatgacatcattaaaatattatatccaaataaaaaaaaaattgaattcatttgaattgcttcattcaaaataaaatatttaaaagattaaacaatttaaaataaaaataattcaaatcccaacatatttaaatttcctagaaattgtaaaattaaCAAAAGGATAAAGAATTGTCTTGGAATGCTTGTATTTGATAGGAAGGCTTGAATCCAAGTTAGTGATCTCAGTGCAACACCATAAAAGAATTGGGAAAACTACTCTGCCACTGATAAATATGCATCAAGTAAGGTTCCAATTATATCAATTGCTATGATTGGTAAATTTTCATGTATGAGTTTTCAATCTGTTTTCCACTTACAATTGCAGCAAGTAACCTGACACAGTTTATCACAACATCACCACCATGTTAATTACCAGGAAATTTTGAACAAAATGTTCTGCTCAGCAAAACACGAACTATGAAACTGCGTGTAAAGAAAACAGGAAGAATTGATCTTAAATCATTATCAGCAGTGACCAAGAGTAACAGAGAGCAGAAGCATGAAAAAGGTGCCCCTGGTTCTTGTGCAACAGAGGTTGCTCATCTCCTTCTTTCCATGTGATGGCCCATACAAAGGTACCCAGAATGACATTCATCTATCTAACCTTACACCTATAACTAAATCACTGAGCTTACATCCAAAATCAACTAAATTTTCTCTTCGTCACTGTCTCCTCCAAAAATGGAAGCCATTTTCATGGCCAGCTTTGCAGCCATTTCCCTTCTTTGAAAATCAGGCATCAATCTTAAGCCTGCACGCATATTCCCAATTTCAGACATCAAATGTTCCAAATCCTCTAAGTCAAGACATTTACCCTCGTCTGCCTTCTCATCTCCTTCAGAACCCATGATATTGTGCAGCACATCCTTCTTACTCTCATCTTGAATTGCAGCACTTGAAGTTGTGGGCGCAGACTCTTTATCAGTTGTAATTCCATTCACCTGTGGACCCTCTGCACTGGGATTGTTTTGAGAAGCTGACCCCCCTGCATCTAAGGAAGAGGCAGAAACCCATCCTTGTTCACTTTCATCCCAGGGATCAGCCGAACCAGCAGATAATACTTCATAATCTGGTTCATAGTCAGATTCTTCTGAAGATAACTCTGGGAAAAAGGATAAACCAAAATTAATGCTTGCATTTATTCTACTTTGTCAAAAGTCGCAAGTAGCATGCTtcaaagaacaaaaataaaaaataaaaaaaataccctCTTTCTCAAGAAATGATGGATGATTTATCCTATCACCAGATTTCAATACCATTCCAGGCCACATATGAGCAGAAAGTGCACCATAAAGACGTTCAACTCCCTGTAAATCACCATCTATGGACAAACCtgtaaaataaatttgagtAGAAATCATATAATCTGAAAATAGTTTTCAATGTTCATCATTCTATCCCTAATGGGAAGCAGAAAAAGATATGATGCGTTATACAACCATCTATCATTTATCATCTTCCAAATAATTCATTGTCATCTAAGTCACCTACCTTCCTCTCTCTTTAATAATGTACTATAAGTATGACTCATCCACATCTAAAACGGAGCATTTGTCAAAGCAAAATTCAGAGTTAAATGCAATATGTTATAGACAGGCTATTTACATTTGTCAAAATCAGCATTGGAAGCACATGCCTCAATGAACTCAATATTGTGATCAGTGCACCATTCCAGACAGGACCTTCTAATGTCCCATGATGGTGCCTCATCCCCCAATAAACTAGTTCCCTCTGATTCAGATATTCCGTACTCTTCTGAATAACTATCAACAGCAGAGTCTTCTAGTTTCAGCAACCGCCTTCTGTATTCAGCATGAGCTGGATGCCCAGAAACCAGATCCACTTTGTTTCCAATACACAGTAATATCTCAAAGTTCTGAATATCAGTGTGAGACACCCATTCTCGAAGTGCAGCCAGGGAAGATGGCTGCACAAAAAGGGTAAATTAAAGATACATTACATGTAATTGTCACCACTAATGCATACCAAGGCACACAGAAAACAAGAATAATTCTTCTGCACACGTAAAACCCAAACAATAAGCAGTGAATACAAAATAAAACCCTCATGAAAAGCAAACATTAAGTAATCAACAACATAAACAAATCAAAGGACAATCATGAAGTGAAGGAACTAACTTCATTCATGTCAAAAACCATCACCAATGCAGTCATGCGTCGAAACACAGGCATGTTTCCAGCAGAAAAATCATCACGAAGATGAGCCATCCATACAGAAACATCAGCAGTATAGTACTTATTATTGATAGTCCACCTGTTCATTCCACATTTATAACAAACACAcccaaaaattcaaaaaaaaaaaaaatcataaccaAAAAAGATAGATAAAATAATTCAGGGTGAACATACCCATGGACATTCACTTCAGAAGCCGAATCAAAAGCATCCTCAACATCGACAGAGGTCAATCCTATGCTCAACACCAGCAAAATCATATATCAAATTTCAGTTTCACCCctcaaaataataacaataaaaaattatctggAAACGATACAGCATGCATAACAAAGAATTAAAGTTAGTGTCAATAAGTAATACCAGAACATCTAGGTTAAAATCCCAAGcataataacaaattaaaattgaaaatatttataataatgcaCGAAACATGCTGAAGATTTAATTTAAAACAGTTGCAAGAGAGAGAATAATAAAAacctaaaattaattaaagattTGTTAAGTAGAATAAGTTGAAGCAAGGTGAAGAGAAATAGAGAGTTACGAGATATGATGGTGCGTTTGCCAACGTTGGAGGATCCTATGATGAAGATTCCGGGTCGGTTCTGCAGATCCGTTTGCGATTCGGTAGCATCCATGGGAAGTTCCGGGTTTGGATTGTTCCGCTcgctctcttcttcttcttcttcttcttcttcaagtcTCTGTACTTGTTGTTGGTGTCACCCTCTCGCATTGATTTGGACCCTTGGATGTATCTAACGGATCACATCTCTGGCGAAGATTTCTGTAATATATAGTattaataattactttttaaatatataagtatAAGTATTAATAAAGAAGATTTCTTGTTATAATCGGTTTTCATGTAAACACCTTTTATcggttttatttttattattctaatatttgtcaaaattttataaattataattattttttaattttattgttgaaAATATGACAATTATTTATGCAATTAGGGATTGTTGAAGACATTGTATCTCCTCCAAATGCCAAGAACACATTACATATTGAGTTTTAGGTTGCTAGGGATTGTTGAAGATGTTGTATGATTTAGTTTTTCGGAAAATGGttcatgtttttttaataatttaaaaataactaagttgtgtgttttgtattaaattttgttatgatatttatttcattttaatagataatatagcaaaaagaaaaatatatgtgctaaaaaaattaagagtaaaacaatAAAGAGAAAGATGAAAACTAAATGTtgcaaatataagaaaaaaatacctTTAAATAAAGGTAAAAAGAGTTATCCGGAAGAAATTCTAAAGAAAACActatttaaatgaaaaatattattttaagaatGATATTAACATTTATTCGAATTTGACTTGGTCAATAAATAACATAGGTTTGTGTTAGAGagttattgaaaaaaatgaCTTTAACTCTTCATCCAAGAGATCATTGGTGTGACTTGTGCTTAAATGGATTTTCTTGGTAGATGAA harbors:
- the LOC137819690 gene encoding uncharacterized protein, whose translation is MDATESQTDLQNRPGIFIIGSSNVGKRTIISRLTSVDVEDAFDSASEVNVHGWTINNKYYTADVSVWMAHLRDDFSAGNMPVFRRMTALVMVFDMNEPSSLAALREWVSHTDIQNFEILLCIGNKVDLVSGHPAHAEYRRRLLKLEDSAVDSYSEEYGISESEGTSLLGDEAPSWDIRRSCLEWCTDHNIEFIEACASNADFDKCLSIDGDLQGVERLYGALSAHMWPGMVLKSGDRINHPSFLEKEELSSEESDYEPDYEVLSAGSADPWDESEQGWVSASSLDAGGSASQNNPSAEGPQVNGITTDKESAPTTSSAAIQDESKKDVLHNIMGSEGDEKADEGKCLDLEDLEHLMSEIGNMRAGLRLMPDFQRREMAAKLAMKMASIFGGDSDEEKI